The genomic segment ATGTGCCAGCCCTGCCCTGTGAAGCCTGCAATAGGCTTCAATCATTTCATCAACAATCCATGTTCCTTCACCAGTTTCAGAACGGACGGCAGCACATTCCATAATTACTTTATCAAAAGCTTGATCCAGAGTAACCTGAAAAATTCCTTTATTAAGGATTTTTTTCAGGCTTTTGGATATTTTTAATTCATCAGGGTAAAGTATAAGCCTGGGGTCTGGAGACCACCAGATAATAGGATCATCTTCAGAATACCAGGGAAATATCCCCATTTTATATGCAAGGATCAAGCGCTTTAAGCTAAGATCCCCGCCAACTGCAAGAAGTCCTTCTCTTTCTGCAAGATGAGGCGGAGGAAATCCAATTTTATTGGATAATTGAAAAACAGGCATTTTAATCTGTTCTATATATAAATCAGTTTTTTTTCTTTAACTGCTGATCTTCATAATCAAAAACCAGGGTGTCGTCTTTACAGTCTATATAAACAGACCCCCCTTTTTCAAGTTTTCCAAAAAGTATCTCATCAGACAGATTATCTTTAATTTCTTTTTGAATAAGCCTGCCCAGAGGTCTGGCTCCAAATCCTGGATCATAACCTTTTTGAGCGAGCCAGGTTCTTGCAGAATCAGAGATAGCAAGAAACACCTTTTTGGCTTCAAGCTGCTGATTTAATTCAATAATAAACTTATCAACAACCATTTCCATAATCTCAACTGATAAAGAGTTAAATGCAATAATGGCATCAAGCCTGTTTCTGAATTCAGGGCTGAAGAATTTTTGAATAGCTTTTTCACCTTTGCTTTTTACATCTTTTCTAAAATCTCCAAAACCTATTGTCTGGGAACTCATTTCCCTTGCTCCTGCATTGGATGTCATAATAATTATAACATTTCTGAAATCAGCTTTTTTCCCGTTATTATCTGTAAGTGTTGCATGATCCAATACCTGGAGCAGGATATTGAAAAGATCAGGATGTGCTTTTTCAATTTCATCCAAAAGAAGGACACTGTGGGGATATTTGCGTATGCCGTCTGTGAGCAGCCCTCCCTGGTCAAAACCTATATATCCGGGAGGAGCGCCGATTAGCCTGGATACTGTATGTTTTTCCATATATTCGCTCATGTCAAAGCGCATAAAATGAATGCCTAAACAAGATGCAATCTGACGTGCCACCTCGGTTTTGCCAACACCCGTAGGACCTGTAAAAAGAAAAGAACCAACCGGATGCTCAGGGGTTCCCAGACCTGCCCGGGACCGCTTGATTGACGTTACCAGTGAAACAATAGCTTCATCCTGTCCAAAAACAACATCTTTTAATCTTGTATCAAGGTTTTCAAGTCTGGATTTATCTGAAGATGAAACACTCTGGGTTGGTATTTTTGCCATTTTT from the Desulfonema limicola genome contains:
- the aat gene encoding leucyl/phenylalanyl-tRNA--protein transferase, with product MPVFQLSNKIGFPPPHLAEREGLLAVGGDLSLKRLILAYKMGIFPWYSEDDPIIWWSPDPRLILYPDELKISKSLKKILNKGIFQVTLDQAFDKVIMECAAVRSETGEGTWIVDEMIEAYCRLHRAGLAHSVETWINGHLAGGLYGVSLGKCFFGESMFMRVSNASKVAFVSLVQQLSRWSFDFIDCQVKTRHLMSFGAREVSRKVFLDQLQKSLKKKTLRGQWELDKH